From a region of the Pectobacterium aquaticum genome:
- a CDS encoding KTSC domain-containing protein: MQRQQVSSSRIDSIGYDPKTHTLEIVFHNKDIYQYVSVPESIYKKFISDAVVSKGRFFDGVIKDKFLCRKSK, encoded by the coding sequence TTGCAGCGACAGCAGGTTTCATCGTCACGAATTGATTCCATTGGGTATGACCCAAAGACGCACACGCTTGAGATAGTGTTTCATAACAAAGATATCTATCAGTATGTCAGTGTGCCTGAATCTATCTATAAAAAGTTTATTTCTGACGCTGTCGTCTCTAAGGGTCGTTTCTTTGATGGCGTGATAAAAGACAAATTCCTATGCCGAAAAAGCAAGTAG
- the dsrB gene encoding protein DsrB, translating into MKVNDLVTVKTDGKTRREGTILAVETFQEGVMYLVALKDYPAGIWFFNEMDSKDGTFVEPKILPEKE; encoded by the coding sequence ATGAAAGTTAATGATCTGGTTACGGTTAAAACCGATGGAAAGACGCGGCGTGAAGGGACGATTCTTGCTGTAGAAACGTTTCAGGAAGGGGTAATGTATTTAGTTGCATTGAAGGATTATCCAGCTGGTATCTGGTTTTTCAATGAGATGGATAGCAAAGACGGTACGTTTGTTGAACCAAAGATATTGCCAGAAAAAGAGTAA
- a CDS encoding methyl-accepting chemotaxis protein — protein sequence MDMKITSRSEQHAEAGMLSNLRLVPLFIIILGGIMLLFAASIGTSSYFLQSSNQSLDDVTQEIDTRMGISNSSNHLRTARLLLIQAAAAARIGDSQVFNDNLKQAEQRLEQSKKAFLVYEQRSVKTPQDMALDGDLRKSYDAYVNQGLMLMLTAAKQGLFEEVITLESEETRVLDLAYNKFLLEAIAYRTQRAKDLNETAHKNALLGYSLMGGSFALATILTLLTFFLLRGILIKPINQLVMRIQRIAQGDLTQMSDRYGRNEIGTLARNVQQMQSSLVTTVTTVRESADSIYQGSTEISSGNTDLSSRTEQQAAALEQTAASMEQLTATVKQNSENAHHASQLAANASGKAKQGGEIVANVVNTMNSISGSSKKISEITSVINSIAFQTNILALNAAVEAARAGEQGRGFAVVASEVRSLAQRSAQAAKEIETLISESVNLVSSGSVLVDNAGQTMKEIVDAVTNVTDIMGEIASASDEQSRGITQVGQAISEMDSVTQQNASLVQEASAAAASLEEQAALLTRAVATFKLSSHLSSGHSAPARPNALAAKDRSSLALPRQANTENGNWETF from the coding sequence ATGGATATGAAAATAACGTCAAGGTCTGAGCAGCACGCAGAGGCCGGCATGCTGAGCAATTTACGGCTAGTTCCCTTATTCATCATTATTCTGGGTGGTATCATGCTGTTATTTGCAGCATCTATCGGCACATCCAGCTATTTTCTACAAAGCAGCAATCAGTCATTAGACGACGTCACACAAGAAATCGATACCCGAATGGGGATCTCAAACAGTTCCAACCACCTTCGCACCGCACGTCTGCTGCTCATTCAAGCGGCAGCGGCTGCGCGTATTGGTGATTCTCAGGTCTTCAATGACAACCTGAAACAGGCTGAGCAGCGTCTGGAACAGTCGAAAAAAGCCTTCCTTGTCTATGAACAACGTTCGGTTAAAACACCTCAGGATATGGCGTTGGATGGCGATCTGCGTAAGTCCTATGACGCGTACGTCAACCAAGGTCTTATGCTGATGCTCACTGCGGCAAAACAAGGCCTGTTTGAAGAGGTTATCACTCTCGAATCCGAAGAAACCCGGGTTTTAGATTTGGCCTATAACAAATTTTTGCTAGAGGCTATTGCTTACCGCACACAAAGAGCCAAAGATTTAAACGAAACCGCGCATAAAAATGCACTGCTTGGATATTCGTTGATGGGCGGCAGCTTTGCGCTGGCCACCATTTTAACGCTTCTGACATTCTTCCTGTTGCGCGGGATCCTCATCAAACCGATAAATCAATTGGTCATGAGAATTCAGCGCATTGCGCAGGGCGATTTGACTCAAATGTCGGACCGTTATGGCAGAAATGAAATTGGCACTCTGGCCAGAAACGTTCAACAAATGCAGTCTTCTCTGGTCACAACTGTCACCACCGTTCGGGAAAGCGCAGACTCTATTTACCAAGGTTCGACGGAGATCTCATCCGGTAACACCGACCTTTCCTCGCGAACCGAACAACAAGCCGCAGCGCTTGAACAGACGGCGGCAAGCATGGAGCAATTAACCGCAACAGTGAAGCAAAACTCAGAAAATGCGCACCATGCTAGCCAGCTCGCCGCAAATGCCTCAGGAAAAGCCAAGCAAGGCGGTGAAATCGTTGCAAACGTTGTGAACACGATGAACAGTATTTCAGGCAGCTCAAAGAAAATATCTGAGATTACCAGCGTTATTAACAGCATTGCTTTCCAAACGAATATTCTCGCACTCAATGCGGCGGTTGAAGCAGCCAGAGCGGGAGAGCAAGGTCGCGGTTTCGCCGTCGTAGCAAGTGAAGTTCGCAGCCTCGCACAGCGCAGTGCGCAAGCAGCAAAAGAGATAGAAACGCTGATTTCTGAATCGGTCAATCTGGTCAGCAGTGGTTCTGTTCTGGTTGATAACGCGGGTCAAACCATGAAAGAGATCGTCGATGCCGTCACTAACGTCACCGACATCATGGGTGAGATTGCATCTGCTTCTGACGAGCAAAGTCGAGGAATTACTCAGGTCGGTCAAGCGATATCTGAAATGGACAGCGTGACACAGCAAAATGCTTCGCTCGTTCAGGAAGCCAGTGCCGCAGCGGCATCACTCGAAGAGCAAGCAGCATTGCTTACCCGTGCGGTTGCAACATTTAAGCTGTCCAGCCATTTATCAAGCGGTCATTCCGCACCGGCTCGGCCGAACGCATTGGCTGCCAAGGACCGTTCATCACTCGCCCTTCCCCGTCAGGCCAATACGGAAAACGGTAACTGGGAAACGTTCTAA
- a CDS encoding DMT family transporter: protein MENLSSEGFFLEKRTHFFSDKKVVFFIATLCCLLWGSAYPAIKNGYELFHIADNDVPGKLVFAGYRFAFAGLLLLVLAVLSGRAIGRFQRGQLVQLTTLGIFQTSLQYVFFYIGLAYTTGVKGSIMNATSTFFSVLLAHYLYQNDKLNVNKLIGCILGFAGVMAVNIDSNGMNIGFTLLGDGFVVIAAFILSASTIYGKRISQTMDPTVMTGYQLAIGGIILTISGYCTGGTLMIPDWKAVLMLGYLILLSSVAFSLWSQLLKYNRVGMVAPFNFLIPVSGTLLSALFLDESILEWKYFFALVLVCSGIWLVNRIVKSDRKMPL, encoded by the coding sequence ATGGAAAATCTATCTTCGGAGGGATTTTTTTTGGAAAAGCGTACGCATTTTTTTTCGGATAAAAAAGTTGTTTTTTTTATCGCCACATTATGCTGTTTGCTCTGGGGAAGTGCTTATCCGGCAATTAAAAATGGCTATGAGCTGTTTCACATTGCAGATAATGATGTTCCTGGGAAGCTCGTTTTTGCAGGCTACCGGTTCGCGTTCGCTGGGCTGTTGCTCTTGGTGCTTGCTGTGTTAAGCGGACGCGCCATCGGGCGCTTTCAGCGTGGGCAGTTAGTGCAGTTAACTACCCTTGGAATATTCCAAACATCGCTGCAATATGTTTTTTTCTATATCGGCCTGGCTTATACCACCGGTGTTAAAGGTTCGATCATGAATGCAACCAGTACTTTTTTTAGTGTACTGCTAGCTCATTATCTATACCAAAATGATAAATTAAATGTCAATAAACTAATTGGTTGTATATTAGGCTTCGCTGGTGTCATGGCCGTTAATATCGATAGTAACGGAATGAACATTGGTTTTACGCTGTTAGGTGATGGGTTCGTTGTTATTGCTGCATTTATTTTGTCTGCATCGACTATATATGGTAAGCGGATATCACAAACGATGGATCCAACGGTGATGACCGGTTATCAACTGGCTATTGGCGGGATTATTTTAACCATATCAGGATACTGTACCGGCGGGACACTCATGATACCTGATTGGAAAGCTGTACTGATGCTAGGTTACCTTATTTTGCTTTCTTCAGTCGCTTTTTCGTTATGGAGCCAATTGTTGAAATATAATCGGGTCGGTATGGTCGCACCATTTAATTTCCTTATCCCTGTTTCTGGTACGCTGTTGTCAGCACTGTTTCTTGATGAAAGCATTCTGGAGTGGAAATATTTCTTTGCACTTGTCTTGGTATGCTCAGGTATTTGGCTGGTTAACCGAATCGTGAAAAGCGATCGTAAAATGCCTCTGTGA
- the flhD gene encoding flagellar transcriptional regulator FlhD has protein sequence MGTSELLKHIYDINLSYLLLAQRLINDEKASAMFRLGINDEMADILMQLTLPQMVKLAETNQLICHFRFNDHNTIKVLTQESRVDDLQQIHTGILLSSNLLQQLTSKEENLPKKRA, from the coding sequence ATGGGTACCTCTGAATTACTCAAACACATTTATGACATTAATCTGTCTTATTTGTTACTAGCACAACGTTTAATTAATGATGAAAAAGCTTCTGCTATGTTTCGTCTTGGTATCAATGACGAGATGGCAGATATCTTGATGCAACTAACTTTACCGCAGATGGTGAAATTGGCAGAAACTAATCAATTGATATGCCATTTTCGTTTTAACGATCACAATACAATCAAAGTCTTGACTCAAGAATCACGTGTGGATGATTTACAACAAATTCATACGGGGATTTTGTTGTCGAGTAACTTATTACAACAGTTAACTTCGAAAGAAGAAAACCTGCCTAAGAAAAGGGCATAA
- the flhC gene encoding flagellar transcriptional regulator FlhC, which produces MAEKSIVQEAKDIQLAMELISLGARLQMLESETQLSRGRLIKLYKELRGSPPPKGMLPFSTDWFMTWEQNIHSSMFYNAYSFLIKSGQCSGVEAVIKSYRLYLEQCAPQSDSPLLALTRAWTLVRFVDSGMLQLSSCNCCKGMFITHAHQPKNSFVCSLCQPPSRAVKRRKLSQNLADIIPQLLDEQVKHAV; this is translated from the coding sequence ATGGCGGAGAAAAGTATTGTTCAGGAGGCGAAAGACATCCAATTGGCGATGGAACTCATTTCGCTCGGTGCTCGGTTACAGATGCTGGAAAGTGAAACTCAGTTAAGCCGCGGACGTCTGATTAAACTGTACAAAGAACTTAGAGGAAGTCCGCCGCCAAAGGGAATGCTACCTTTTTCAACGGATTGGTTTATGACCTGGGAACAGAATATTCACTCATCAATGTTCTACAACGCTTACAGCTTTTTAATCAAGAGTGGGCAGTGCAGCGGTGTTGAAGCGGTTATTAAATCTTATCGGCTTTACCTGGAACAGTGTGCGCCGCAGAGCGATTCTCCACTGTTGGCATTGACGCGGGCTTGGACGTTAGTCCGTTTTGTTGACAGCGGTATGCTGCAACTATCGTCATGCAATTGTTGCAAAGGGATGTTCATTACTCACGCTCACCAACCTAAAAACAGTTTTGTTTGTAGTTTGTGCCAACCCCCTTCCAGAGCGGTAAAAAGGCGTAAACTTTCGCAAAATCTTGCCGATATAATACCTCAACTGCTGGATGAACAGGTAAAACACGCAGTCTGA
- the motA gene encoding flagellar motor stator protein MotA: MLVILGYIVIVASVLGGYLMVGGALGALYQPSELLIIGGAAVGAFIVGNNGKAIKATLRALPLLVKGSKYNKALYMDLMALLFRVMAKSRQQGMLSLEFDIDNPRESEIFSSYPNILADNNVVEFITDYLRLMVSGNMNAFEIETLMDEEIETIEHESEIPASSLTMMGDGLPAFGIVAAVMGVVHSLAYVDRPAAELGMMIAHAMVGTFLGILLAYGFVSPLAALLRQKNAEKIKVLQCIKVTLLSSLNGYAPQIAVEFGRKTLYSTERPSFTELEEHIRRVKSPTQQASDSNA; the protein is encoded by the coding sequence GTGCTGGTTATATTGGGTTATATCGTCATTGTGGCCTCGGTACTCGGCGGTTATCTCATGGTCGGTGGGGCCTTGGGAGCGCTTTATCAACCTTCTGAGCTGCTGATCATCGGCGGTGCTGCGGTAGGCGCTTTCATTGTTGGTAATAATGGAAAGGCGATAAAAGCAACACTACGTGCGCTACCTCTTCTGGTCAAAGGCTCTAAGTATAATAAAGCATTGTATATGGATCTCATGGCGTTACTCTTCCGTGTGATGGCCAAATCTCGCCAGCAAGGTATGCTTTCCTTGGAATTTGATATTGATAACCCTCGCGAAAGTGAAATTTTCTCAAGCTACCCCAATATTCTTGCTGACAACAATGTGGTTGAATTTATCACCGATTATTTACGGTTGATGGTCAGCGGTAATATGAATGCATTTGAGATTGAAACGCTGATGGATGAAGAGATCGAAACGATTGAGCATGAAAGTGAAATACCTGCATCCAGTTTGACGATGATGGGTGACGGTCTTCCTGCATTTGGTATCGTCGCTGCAGTTATGGGTGTTGTTCACTCACTGGCCTATGTTGACCGGCCTGCAGCTGAGTTGGGGATGATGATCGCTCACGCCATGGTGGGTACCTTCTTGGGAATTCTACTTGCTTATGGCTTTGTCTCTCCATTAGCCGCATTACTGCGCCAGAAAAATGCAGAAAAAATCAAAGTATTGCAATGCATTAAAGTCACTTTACTGTCTAGTCTTAATGGTTACGCGCCGCAAATTGCCGTTGAATTTGGTCGTAAAACACTGTACTCGACGGAGCGTCCTTCCTTTACTGAATTGGAAGAACACATTCGTCGTGTGAAATCGCCGACTCAGCAAGCGTCGGACAGTAATGCATGA
- the motB gene encoding flagellar motor protein MotB, with protein sequence MKHQHPIIRKKRKSGHGGHHGGSWKIAYADFMTAMMALFLVMWLIAISTPMQLAQIAEYFRTPLKVALTSGPKSSDSSSPIPGGGNDPTQQDGEVKKAIKTDNVEKKLDEARLNKLRERLDQLIEADPRLRALRPHLLIEMIDQGLRIQIIDSQNRPMFKTGSAQVEPYMRDILRAIAPILNDFPNKLSISGHTDDVQYTTGERGYSNWELSADRANASRRELIFGGLSDGKVLRVVGMAATMHLKQAVSGNDAINRRISLLVLSRQAQKDIEEENAESSAVNIDKVENLQNMQLGKPKPTIPAAENSDNNNTSGSGGALPQPTNGVPAPERQQPTTALPAAPDSQATPSQ encoded by the coding sequence ATGAAACATCAGCATCCCATTATTCGCAAAAAGCGTAAGTCTGGACATGGGGGCCACCATGGTGGCTCTTGGAAGATTGCCTACGCTGACTTCATGACAGCAATGATGGCATTGTTTCTTGTAATGTGGCTTATCGCAATTTCTACGCCAATGCAGTTAGCGCAAATAGCGGAGTATTTTCGTACCCCGCTAAAGGTTGCATTAACTTCAGGTCCTAAATCAAGCGACAGTTCTAGTCCCATCCCAGGTGGAGGGAATGATCCCACTCAGCAAGATGGTGAAGTGAAAAAAGCCATCAAAACGGATAACGTGGAAAAGAAGCTGGATGAGGCGCGGCTCAATAAATTGCGCGAACGTTTGGATCAGTTAATTGAGGCTGACCCTCGATTACGAGCACTCCGCCCGCATCTGTTAATTGAAATGATTGATCAAGGGTTACGCATCCAAATTATCGATAGTCAAAATCGCCCCATGTTTAAAACTGGGAGTGCACAGGTTGAGCCCTATATGCGAGATATCCTGCGTGCGATAGCCCCTATCCTGAACGATTTCCCGAATAAATTGAGTATATCAGGCCATACTGATGATGTTCAGTATACGACAGGGGAACGTGGTTATAGTAACTGGGAATTGTCCGCGGATCGTGCTAATGCATCACGTCGAGAGCTTATTTTTGGGGGCTTGTCTGATGGAAAAGTTTTGCGCGTTGTGGGTATGGCTGCGACAATGCACCTAAAACAGGCTGTAAGTGGGAATGATGCGATTAACCGGCGTATCAGTTTGTTGGTATTGAGCAGACAAGCTCAAAAGGATATTGAAGAAGAAAATGCAGAAAGCTCTGCTGTAAATATAGACAAAGTGGAAAATTTACAAAATATGCAGTTGGGTAAGCCTAAACCTACCATTCCGGCTGCCGAAAATAGTGATAATAACAATACGAGTGGAAGTGGTGGGGCATTGCCACAACCAACTAATGGAGTTCCTGCTCCAGAGCGTCAACAGCCAACCACTGCGTTGCCTGCTGCGCCCGATAGTCAGGCGACGCCTTCTCAATAA
- the cheA gene encoding chemotaxis protein CheA: protein MSAFYQTFFDEADELLADMEQHLLLLDPSEPDTEQLNAIFRAAHSIKGGAGTFGFKALQETTHLLENLLDGARRGEMRLSTDIINLFLETKDIMQDQLDAYKTAQEPNAESFEYICQALRQLALESKADGDAAASDASAATQNSASPASNGVGKGEMRIALTGLKSQEIPQMLEELGNLGTVKDPHQTDTSVEVTLVTSESEDDISAVLCFVLEPEQISFKSAVASQPVVAEVVETLAVVQAPAAAAPVAPPVSVAAKPQVAPENGKNKAKTGDTSIRVAVEKVDQLINLVGELVITQSMLAQRSSELDPVAHGDLLNSMGQLERNARDLQESVMSIRMMPMEYVFSRFPRLVRDLAAKLDKQVDLTLMGSSTELDKSLIERIIDPLTHLVRNSLDHGIESPDKRVAAGKSAVGNLTLSAEHQGGNICIEVIDDGAGLNRERILAKALSQGLAVSDSMSDEEVGMLIFAPGFSTAEKVTDVSGRGVGMDVVKRNIQEMGGHVEIHFQAGKGTTIRILLPLTLAILDGMSVKVNKEVFILPLNAVMESLQPQSEDLYPLAGGERVLQVRGEYLPLVELFHVFDVDGAKTDATQGIVVILQSAGRRYALLVDQLIGQHQVVVKNLESNYRKVPGVSAATILGDGSVALIVDVSALQALNREKRAVETAA from the coding sequence ATGAGTGCTTTTTATCAAACGTTCTTTGATGAAGCAGATGAATTACTTGCAGATATGGAACAACACTTATTGTTGTTGGATCCGTCAGAACCCGACACTGAGCAACTGAATGCAATTTTCCGTGCAGCTCACTCCATAAAAGGAGGCGCTGGCACATTCGGTTTTAAAGCATTGCAGGAAACTACACACCTGTTAGAAAACCTACTCGATGGAGCAAGACGTGGCGAAATGCGTCTTAGCACTGATATCATCAACCTGTTTCTGGAAACAAAAGACATTATGCAGGATCAGTTGGACGCTTATAAAACCGCACAGGAACCCAATGCTGAAAGCTTTGAGTATATCTGTCAGGCCTTGCGCCAGCTTGCTCTGGAGTCTAAAGCCGATGGTGACGCAGCCGCATCTGATGCGTCGGCCGCAACACAGAACTCTGCTAGCCCAGCCTCTAATGGTGTAGGTAAAGGTGAAATGCGTATTGCATTAACCGGCCTGAAGTCTCAGGAAATACCTCAGATGCTGGAAGAGCTTGGCAATCTGGGGACGGTTAAAGATCCTCATCAAACTGACACTAGCGTAGAAGTGACATTGGTCACGTCTGAAAGTGAAGACGATATTAGCGCGGTTCTGTGTTTTGTACTTGAACCTGAGCAAATCAGCTTCAAATCTGCTGTGGCCAGCCAACCTGTTGTCGCTGAAGTCGTAGAAACATTGGCTGTGGTTCAAGCACCCGCCGCAGCCGCTCCAGTGGCCCCGCCTGTGTCAGTTGCTGCAAAACCGCAAGTTGCGCCGGAAAATGGAAAAAATAAAGCAAAAACTGGTGATACCAGTATTCGTGTAGCGGTTGAGAAGGTTGACCAACTTATCAACCTCGTTGGTGAGTTAGTGATTACGCAGTCCATGCTGGCGCAGCGCTCAAGCGAACTCGATCCTGTGGCGCACGGCGATTTGCTCAACAGTATGGGGCAGTTGGAACGTAACGCTCGCGATCTGCAAGAATCGGTTATGTCCATCCGTATGATGCCGATGGAATATGTATTTAGCCGTTTCCCTCGACTGGTTCGTGACCTCGCTGCGAAATTGGATAAGCAGGTTGACCTAACGCTGATGGGGAGTTCGACTGAGCTGGATAAGAGTTTGATCGAACGTATTATCGATCCTCTGACGCACTTGGTGCGTAACAGCCTCGATCATGGTATCGAATCTCCAGATAAACGCGTAGCTGCAGGTAAGTCTGCGGTGGGTAACTTGACGCTTTCTGCGGAACATCAAGGCGGTAACATCTGTATTGAGGTTATCGACGATGGGGCAGGGCTCAACCGCGAGAGAATTCTGGCTAAAGCTTTGTCTCAAGGTTTGGCCGTGAGTGACTCGATGTCTGATGAAGAAGTGGGCATGTTGATCTTTGCTCCAGGTTTTTCAACCGCTGAGAAAGTCACCGACGTTTCTGGCCGTGGTGTCGGCATGGATGTGGTGAAGCGAAATATTCAGGAAATGGGGGGGCATGTCGAAATCCACTTCCAGGCCGGAAAAGGCACGACGATCAGAATCCTGTTGCCACTAACGCTCGCGATCCTTGATGGCATGTCTGTTAAAGTTAACAAAGAAGTCTTTATTCTACCGCTTAACGCCGTGATGGAGTCCTTGCAGCCGCAGTCGGAAGACCTGTATCCGTTAGCTGGTGGAGAAAGGGTATTGCAGGTTCGTGGTGAATATTTACCTCTCGTTGAACTGTTCCATGTCTTTGATGTAGATGGTGCTAAGACGGATGCTACCCAGGGTATTGTCGTTATTTTGCAAAGTGCGGGTCGACGTTATGCCTTGCTGGTCGATCAGCTGATTGGGCAGCATCAGGTGGTTGTTAAAAACCTGGAAAGTAATTATCGCAAGGTGCCAGGCGTTTCAGCCGCTACCATCCTTGGTGATGGCAGCGTTGCGCTGATTGTGGATGTTTCAGCGTTACAAGCGCTCAATCGTGAAAAGCGTGCGGTTGAAACTGCTGCTTAA
- the cheW gene encoding chemotaxis protein CheW: MTGLASVTKLTGETVGQEFLIFTLGDEEYGVDILKVQEIRGYDQVTRIANTPSFIKGVTNLRGVIVPIVDLRIKFAKQDVEYDDNTVVIVLNLGQRVVGIVVDGVSDVLSLTTDQIRPAPEFAVTLSTEYLTGLGSLGERMLILVDIEKLLSSEEMALVDSVLKV, translated from the coding sequence ATGACTGGACTTGCAAGCGTCACGAAATTAACTGGCGAAACAGTAGGACAGGAATTCCTGATTTTTACGCTGGGTGACGAAGAGTACGGCGTTGATATTTTAAAAGTACAAGAAATTCGCGGTTATGACCAAGTAACGCGTATTGCTAACACACCTTCCTTCATTAAAGGTGTTACCAACCTACGCGGTGTCATTGTACCGATCGTTGACTTGCGCATTAAATTCGCCAAGCAGGATGTTGAATACGATGACAACACGGTTGTGATTGTTCTCAACCTTGGTCAGCGTGTCGTCGGGATTGTTGTAGATGGCGTTTCTGATGTGTTGTCATTAACTACAGACCAAATTCGTCCCGCGCCGGAGTTTGCTGTAACGCTGTCAACAGAGTACCTGACTGGTTTAGGCTCTTTGGGCGAGAGAATGCTGATTTTGGTTGATATCGAGAAGCTGTTGAGTAGTGAGGAAATGGCTCTGGTTGATAGTGTATTGAAAGTCTAG
- a CDS encoding methyl-accepting chemotaxis protein, producing MFNRIKVVTGLMLVLVLFGALQLISGGLFFSALKNDKDIFSSTQVINQKRSELDSAWSYLLQTRNTLNRAGTRFALDASGTGAGAGGKELLTSAEKQLAVANDYFIRYEKIPQDVRQDDSISRGVKENYVALNAALTELIQFLNAGEFKKFIEQPTQRFQDNFEKAYYAYKAESDKLYQAGIAKNDAAYDSALWILGFIIVLVFALALMSWVGIQQLLIRPLNNIVEHIRHIAKGDMTKTTHFHSSNEMGILAESIRHMQSEFVSTVSAVRQGADAIYTGATEISAGNNDLSSRTEQQAASLEETAASMEQLTATVKQNAENARQASQLALSASETAQKGGRVVDNVVKTMQNIAGSSQKIADITSVIDGIAFQTNILALNAAVEAARAGEQGRGFAVVAGEVRSLAQRSAQAAKEIKSLIEDSVSRVDEGSALVENAGETMGEIVSAVTRVTDIMGEIASASDEQSKGIDQVGQAVTEMDRVTQQNASLVEESAAAAIALEEQVKVLNQAVAVFRLSEDEGSFRRATTGPKNALLASSVNGGKKAKEGSSNDNWETF from the coding sequence ATGTTTAACCGTATAAAAGTTGTTACAGGTTTGATGCTTGTACTCGTGTTGTTTGGAGCTCTTCAGCTTATTTCTGGTGGTTTATTCTTTAGTGCATTAAAAAATGATAAGGATATCTTCAGTTCAACGCAGGTTATTAACCAAAAGCGTTCCGAGCTGGATTCGGCATGGTCATATTTATTACAGACTCGCAATACACTTAACCGTGCGGGGACGCGTTTTGCGCTCGATGCAAGTGGTACGGGGGCGGGTGCTGGCGGTAAAGAGCTTCTTACCTCTGCTGAAAAGCAGCTCGCGGTGGCAAATGATTATTTCATTCGATATGAGAAAATACCTCAGGATGTACGACAGGATGACAGTATTTCTCGTGGTGTAAAAGAAAACTATGTCGCTCTAAATGCAGCATTGACTGAACTGATTCAGTTTTTGAACGCTGGGGAATTTAAGAAATTTATTGAGCAACCGACCCAGCGCTTCCAGGATAACTTTGAAAAAGCGTATTACGCTTATAAAGCTGAAAGCGATAAACTTTATCAGGCTGGTATAGCTAAAAATGATGCAGCTTACGACTCAGCGCTCTGGATCCTTGGCTTCATTATTGTGTTGGTTTTTGCGTTAGCGCTGATGTCTTGGGTTGGTATTCAACAGCTATTAATAAGGCCGCTAAATAATATTGTTGAACATATTCGTCATATTGCGAAAGGCGATATGACAAAAACGACTCACTTTCACAGCAGCAATGAAATGGGCATTTTGGCTGAGAGTATTCGCCATATGCAAAGTGAGTTTGTTTCAACGGTTAGTGCGGTTCGACAAGGTGCTGATGCCATTTATACTGGTGCTACAGAAATTAGCGCGGGTAATAACGATCTTTCATCGCGTACCGAGCAACAGGCCGCTTCATTAGAAGAAACAGCAGCAAGTATGGAACAGTTGACCGCAACAGTTAAACAGAACGCGGAAAATGCTCGTCAGGCCAGCCAGTTGGCACTCAGTGCGTCAGAGACGGCGCAGAAGGGGGGCAGGGTTGTCGATAATGTCGTCAAAACCATGCAAAATATTGCTGGAAGTTCGCAAAAAATTGCCGATATCACTAGTGTGATTGATGGTATTGCTTTCCAAACTAACATTCTTGCCCTGAATGCGGCGGTTGAAGCAGCCAGAGCAGGGGAACAAGGCCGTGGTTTTGCGGTTGTCGCAGGTGAAGTCCGTAGTTTGGCACAACGTAGTGCTCAGGCTGCGAAAGAAATTAAAAGTTTGATTGAAGATTCTGTCAGTCGAGTTGATGAAGGTTCTGCACTGGTTGAAAACGCGGGCGAGACGATGGGAGAAATCGTCAGTGCTGTCACTCGTGTAACGGATATTATGGGTGAAATCGCCTCCGCTTCTGATGAGCAAAGTAAAGGTATTGATCAGGTTGGCCAAGCTGTGACTGAGATGGACCGGGTTACGCAGCAAAACGCCTCCTTGGTTGAAGAATCTGCCGCTGCGGCTATTGCATTAGAAGAACAAGTGAAAGTGCTGAATCAGGCTGTTGCCGTATTCCGCCTCTCTGAAGATGAAGGCTCGTTTAGAAGGGCGACAACAGGCCCAAAAAACGCATTGTTGGCTTCATCAGTGAATGGCGGTAAAAAGGCGAAAGAAGGTTCATCAAATGATAATTGGGAAACGTTCTGA